A single genomic interval of Monodelphis domestica isolate mMonDom1 chromosome X, mMonDom1.pri, whole genome shotgun sequence harbors:
- the LOC100020175 gene encoding P2Y purinoceptor 8-like — MDPRWMNLFQLRDHMRDLRRYLVFKYIQYLVLPFPNIFISLLGLCASLYVTLLLMSPNISRKSTVVFIHNVAQADILMGFSVLAMLLNVFQGERSSSSFQVILWQNFQTANAHVSSLLLSCVSLEAFLITFLPAETRHIRTVRYARAASKFIWIVVLTECIVYQLECLQDLGFISLGAPKHTLVLLNFCSGAAALLKAFIYPIGLLLRIINVYLFYKIFFSRSP, encoded by the exons ATGGACCCAAGATGGAT GAATCTTTTCCAATTGCGAGATCACATGAGAGATCTCAGAAGGTACCTGGTGTTCAAATATATCCAGTATCTCGTCCTGCCATTTCCCAACATCTTCATCAGCTTGCTGGGCCTATGTGCTAGTTTGTATGTCACACTGCTCCTGATGTCTCCCAACATATCCAGGAAATCCACTGTAGTGTTTATTCATAATGTGGCGCAGGCGGACATCCTGATGGGGTTTAGTGTGCTTGCCATGCTCCTGAATGTCTTCCAGGGTGAAAGATCATCAAGTTCTTTTCAGGTGATCCTGTGGCAAAACTTCCAAACTGCAAATGCCCATGTGAGCTCCCTTTTGCTCAGCTGTGTGAGTCTGGAGGCCTTTCTGATCACATTCCTCCCAGCAGAGACCCGCCACATTAGGACTGTTAGATATGCCAGGGCAGCTTCGAAGTTCATCTGGATTGTGGTCCTTACAGAGTGTATTGTTTATCAGCTGGAGTGCTTACAGGATCTCGGCTTCATTTCTCTGGGGGCGCCTAAGCACACTTTGGTGCTGCTTAACTTCTGCAGTGGAGCAGCAGCCCTGCTGAAGGCATTCATTTATCCCATTGGTTTACTTCTACGGATCATTAACGTGTATCTCTTTTATAAGATATTCTTCAGCAGGTCACCCTGA